A single genomic interval of Eleutherodactylus coqui strain aEleCoq1 chromosome 3, aEleCoq1.hap1, whole genome shotgun sequence harbors:
- the BARHL2 gene encoding barH-like 2 homeobox protein, whose amino-acid sequence MEGSSFGIDTILSNAGSGSPGMLNGDFSRDGRDFRNQGPLSPGSEIDTVGSSPSSPISVTMEPADQHRLVDSAHLHHLHHSHQPAPPQQQQSPSQQAAQLGTAPRTSTSSFLIKDILGDSKPLAACAPYSTSVSSPHHTPKHEGNMASESFRPKLEQEMQDGKGKAEKIRDDLHSDMKGHGTKEEGDREISSSRESPPVRSKKPRKARTAFSDHQLNQLERSFERQKYLSVQDRMDLAAALNLTDTQVKTWYQNRRTKWKRQTAVGLELLAEAGNYSALQRMFPSPYFYHPSLLSSMDSTTAAAAAAAMYSSMYRTPPAPHPQLQRPLVPRVLIHGLGPGGQPALNPLGNPIPGTPHTR is encoded by the exons ATGGAAGGATCCAGTTTTGGGATAGACACGATATTGTCCAATGCTGGTTCTGGCAGCCCTGGCATGTTGAATGGAGACTTTAGCCGGGATGGCAGAGATTTTAGgaaccagggacctctctctCCTGGTTCGGAAATAGACACTGTGGGAAGTTCGCCTTCATCTCCTATTTCAGttacaatggagccggctgaTCAGCACCGGTTGGTGGACAGCGCACACCTCCATCACCTTCACCACAGTCATCAGCCGGCACCTCCACAGCAGCAGCAGTCTCCTTCACAGCAGGCAGCTCAGCTGGGCACTGCCCCCAGGACTTCCACCTCTTCCTTCTTAATTAAAGACATTTTGGGAGATAGCAAACCGCTAGCTGCTTGTGCCCCTTATAGTACCAGTGTGTCTTCGCCTCATCACACTCCCAAGCATGAGGGCAATATGGCTTCAGAAAGTTTTCGACCGAAACTAGAACAGGAGATGCAAGATGGCAAGGGCAAAGCAGAAAAGATTCGAGACGACCTGCATTCAGATATGAAAGGGCATG gTACAAAGGAAGAGGGGGATAGAGAAATTTCAAGCAGCCGGGAAAGTCCTCCTGTAAGGTCCAAGAAGCCCAGGAAGGCGAGGACAGCCTTCTCAGATCACCAGCTCAACCAACTAGAGAGGAGCTTCGAGAGACAGAAGTATCTGAGTGTTCAAGACCGAATGGACTTGGCTGCAGCCCTAAACCTCACAGACACTCAAGTGAAGACCTGGTACCAAAACAGAAG GACAAAATggaagaggcagactgcagtgggGCTGGAGCTTTTGGCTGAGGCCGGCAATTACTCCGCTCTACAGAGGATGTTCCCTTCTCCTTATTTTTATCACCCAAGCCTGCTGAGTAGTATGGACAGCACCACAGCAGCCGCAGCAGCTGCCGCTATGTACAGTAGTATGTACAGGACTCCCCCTGCACCCCACCCTCAGCTACAGAGACCCCTAGTCCCCAGGGTTCTCATTCATGGTCTAGGTCCTGGGGGACAGCCAGCTCTTAACCCTTTGGGCAACCCCATTCCTGGCACACCTCACACGCGGTGA